From a single Rhodococcus qingshengii JCM 15477 genomic region:
- a CDS encoding YggT family protein, producing the protein MDALLSVIYLVLVVFWLLLIGRVIVEFVRSFARDWRPTGLVAVILETIFTITDPPVKLLRRLIPPINLGGVRLDLSIMVLLFIVIILMSVVR; encoded by the coding sequence GTGGACGCGCTTCTCTCTGTGATCTATCTGGTGCTGGTTGTCTTCTGGCTGTTGCTGATCGGCAGAGTGATCGTCGAGTTCGTTCGTTCGTTTGCCAGAGATTGGCGACCGACCGGATTGGTCGCAGTCATTCTCGAAACCATTTTTACGATCACCGATCCTCCGGTGAAACTGCTCCGCAGGTTGATCCCCCCGATCAACCTCGGTGGAGTTCGCTTGGATCTATCCATCATGGTCTTGCTTTTCATCGTCATCATCCTGATGTCGGTTGTTCGCTGA
- the wag31 gene encoding DivIVA-like cell division protein Wag31: MPQLTPADVHNVAFSKPPIGKRGYNEDEVDAFLDLVEQALSQLIEENADLRQRVGELDQELAAAKKSPAPAQQAAPVAAQPKPEPARVVEPPKPAPVAAPVPAAAAVAAPQSGDTHMQAAKVLGLAQEMADRLTNDAKTESEQLLGSARTNSEQLMSEARSKADGMIADARNKSEAMLTDAQTRSETQLRQAQEKADALKADAEKKHTEIMATINQQRSVLEGRIEQLKTFEREYRVRLKSYLESQLEELEQRGSAVPVDGGQDSYSPSFAKGNS; encoded by the coding sequence ATGCCGCAACTGACTCCAGCTGACGTGCACAACGTTGCGTTCAGCAAGCCGCCTATCGGCAAGCGTGGCTACAACGAGGACGAGGTCGACGCATTCCTCGACCTCGTCGAGCAGGCGCTGTCGCAGCTCATCGAAGAGAATGCGGACCTGCGCCAGCGCGTAGGTGAGCTGGATCAGGAGCTCGCGGCTGCCAAGAAGTCGCCGGCACCTGCTCAGCAGGCAGCACCCGTCGCAGCGCAGCCCAAGCCGGAGCCCGCTCGGGTCGTCGAACCGCCCAAGCCTGCACCTGTTGCAGCGCCGGTTCCCGCCGCCGCTGCCGTTGCAGCGCCGCAGAGTGGCGACACCCACATGCAGGCCGCAAAGGTCCTCGGACTGGCTCAGGAGATGGCGGATCGCCTCACCAACGATGCCAAGACCGAGTCCGAGCAGCTGCTCGGCAGTGCCCGCACCAACTCCGAGCAGCTCATGAGCGAGGCTCGCAGCAAGGCTGACGGCATGATCGCGGATGCGCGCAACAAGTCGGAGGCGATGCTGACCGACGCTCAGACTCGCTCCGAGACCCAGCTTCGCCAGGCTCAGGAGAAGGCAGACGCTCTCAAGGCGGACGCCGAGAAGAAGCACACCGAAATCATGGCGACCATCAACCAGCAGCGATCGGTCCTCGAGGGCCGTATCGAGCAGCTCAAGACGTTCGAACGCGAGTACCGGGTGCGCCTGAAGTCCTACCTGGAATCGCAGCTCGAAGAGCTCGAACAGCGCGGCTCGGCCGTTCCGGTCGACGGTGGACAGGATTCCTACAGCCCGTCCTTCGCCAAGGGAAACAGCTGA